Proteins found in one Candidatus Polarisedimenticolia bacterium genomic segment:
- a CDS encoding dihydroorotate dehydrogenase-like protein yields MNLATRYLGLTLPHPLVVGAGPLTDDVEKVPELEDAGAAALVLRSLYEEDIKGEQMDDFFNIESHGDSFAEATTYNPEQETALGPDE; encoded by the coding sequence ATGAACCTCGCCACGCGCTATCTGGGTCTGACGCTCCCCCATCCGCTGGTGGTCGGAGCCGGTCCGCTCACCGACGATGTCGAGAAGGTCCCCGAGCTGGAAGATGCCGGCGCCGCGGCCCTGGTCCTGCGCTCCCTGTACGAGGAGGACATCAAGGGCGAGCAGATGGACGACTTCTTCAACATCGAGAGCCACGGCGATTCTTTCGCCGAAGCTACTACCTACAATCCGGAGCAGGAGACGGCTCTCGGGCCCGACGAG